One window of the Pseudomonas sihuiensis genome contains the following:
- a CDS encoding Hpt domain-containing protein, with protein sequence MSDIHLDEAVLAALQDVMEDEYPILLDTFVADSEERLRLLHVAATEGDAQGLRLAAHSFKGSCSNMGAVLLASLCKELEDAGRRAALEPAPALIEQIEREFAIVRILFKSERQRYRA encoded by the coding sequence GTGTCCGATATCCATCTCGACGAAGCCGTCCTGGCGGCCCTGCAGGACGTCATGGAGGACGAATACCCGATTCTGCTCGATACCTTCGTGGCCGATTCCGAGGAGCGTCTGCGTCTGCTGCATGTGGCTGCGACCGAGGGTGATGCGCAGGGCCTGCGCCTGGCTGCGCACAGCTTCAAGGGCAGCTGCAGCAACATGGGAGCGGTGCTTCTAGCCAGCTTGTGCAAGGAACTCGAAGACGCGGGGCGGCGCGCGGCCCTGGAGCCGGCTCCGGCCCTGATCGAGCAGATCGAGCGCGAGTTCGCCATCGTCCGCATCCTGTTCAAGTCCGAGCGTCAGCGCTATCGCGCCTGA
- the fliI gene encoding flagellar protein export ATPase FliI — protein MRLERISFARRLAGYVEAINLPSQPVVEGRLLRMVGLTLEAEGLRAAIGSRCLVINSDSYHPVQVEAEVMGFSGGKIYLMPVGSLAGIAPGARVVPLPDTGRLPMGMSMLGRVLDGAGRALDGKGGMKAEDWVPMDGPAINPLNRDPISQPLDVGIRSINGLLTVGRGQRLGLFAGTGVGKSVLLGMMTRFTEAEIIVVGLIGERGREVKEFIDEILGEEGLKRSVVVASPADEAPLMRLRAAQYCTRIAEYFRDKGKNVLLLMDSLTRYAQAQREIALAIGEPPATKGYPPSVFAKLPKLVERAGNAEAGGGSITAFYTVLSEGDDQQDPIADAARGVLDGHFVLSRRLAEEGHYPAIDIESSISRVMPQVVPPEQLKQAQRFKQLWSRYQQSRDLISVGAYVPGGDADTDQAIARQPVMAQYLRQGLDENVSMAQSREQLAGVLGQ, from the coding sequence ATGCGCCTTGAGCGGATCAGTTTCGCCAGACGCCTGGCGGGCTATGTCGAAGCGATCAACCTGCCCAGCCAACCCGTGGTGGAAGGGCGCCTGCTGCGTATGGTCGGCCTGACCCTGGAGGCCGAAGGTTTGCGCGCCGCCATCGGCAGCCGTTGTCTGGTGATCAACAGCGACAGCTATCACCCGGTGCAGGTCGAGGCTGAGGTCATGGGCTTCTCCGGCGGCAAGATCTACCTGATGCCGGTCGGCAGCCTGGCCGGTATCGCGCCAGGTGCGCGTGTGGTGCCGTTGCCGGATACCGGGCGCCTGCCCATGGGCATGTCGATGCTCGGGCGAGTGCTTGATGGCGCCGGGCGTGCGCTCGATGGCAAGGGCGGGATGAAGGCCGAGGACTGGGTACCGATGGATGGCCCTGCTATCAACCCGCTCAACCGCGACCCGATCAGCCAGCCGCTGGATGTTGGTATTCGTTCGATCAACGGTTTGCTTACCGTCGGGCGTGGCCAGCGCTTGGGCCTGTTCGCCGGTACCGGCGTGGGCAAGTCCGTGTTGCTGGGCATGATGACCCGTTTCACAGAGGCGGAAATCATCGTTGTCGGCCTGATCGGCGAACGTGGGCGTGAGGTCAAGGAGTTCATTGACGAGATCCTCGGCGAGGAAGGTCTCAAGCGTTCCGTGGTCGTGGCTTCGCCGGCCGATGAAGCGCCGCTGATGCGCCTGCGCGCGGCGCAATACTGCACGCGCATCGCCGAGTATTTCCGTGACAAGGGCAAGAACGTTCTGCTGTTGATGGATTCGCTGACCCGCTATGCCCAGGCCCAACGCGAAATCGCCCTGGCCATTGGTGAGCCGCCAGCGACCAAGGGCTACCCACCGTCGGTATTCGCCAAGCTGCCCAAACTGGTCGAGCGTGCCGGCAACGCCGAAGCCGGCGGCGGTTCGATCACCGCGTTCTACACCGTATTGAGTGAGGGGGATGACCAGCAGGACCCCATCGCCGATGCTGCACGTGGTGTGCTCGACGGGCACTTCGTCCTGTCCCGGCGCCTGGCCGAGGAAGGGCACTATCCCGCTATCGATATCGAGTCCTCGATCAGCCGGGTCATGCCGCAGGTGGTTCCGCCCGAGCAGCTCAAGCAGGCGCAGCGTTTCAAGCAGTTGTGGTCGCGCTATCAACAGAGTCGCGATCTGATCAGTGTCGGTGCCTATGTCCCGGGCGGCGACGCGGATACCGATCAGGCCATCGCCCGTCAGCCAGTCATGGCTCAGTACCTGCGTCAGGGCCTCGACGAGAACGTGTCAATGGCGCAGAGCCGCGAGCAGCTGGCCGGGGTGTTGGGACAGTGA
- a CDS encoding STAS domain-containing protein: MAITSQPSADGQELTIVIRGRFDFASHQEFRDAYERVNLTPKRYQVDLRDTSYLDSSALGMLLLLRDHAGGDSAQISLLNCSSDVRKILAISNFEQLFKIS, encoded by the coding sequence ATGGCCATTACCTCGCAGCCCTCGGCCGACGGGCAAGAGCTGACCATTGTGATTCGAGGACGCTTCGACTTCGCCTCCCACCAGGAATTTCGTGACGCCTACGAGCGCGTCAACCTGACGCCCAAGCGCTATCAGGTCGATCTGCGCGACACCAGCTATCTGGACAGTTCGGCACTGGGCATGCTGCTGCTGTTGCGTGACCATGCTGGCGGCGATTCGGCGCAGATCAGCCTGCTCAACTGCAGCAGTGACGTGCGCAAGATCCTCGCCATCTCCAACTTCGAGCAGTTGTTCAAGATCAGCTGA
- the fliJ gene encoding flagellar export protein FliJ: MSLSRAKRLQPVVEMAEKAEREAARQLGHCQGLVGQAEAKLGELERFRGDYQQQWISEGSKGVSGQWLMNYQRFLAQLETAVGQQQQSLEWHRANLEKVRAVWQQRYARLEGLRKLVQRYIDEARLAEDKREQKLLDELAQRLIDRGEP, translated from the coding sequence ATGAGCCTGAGCCGCGCAAAGCGTCTGCAGCCGGTCGTCGAGATGGCAGAAAAGGCCGAGCGCGAGGCCGCGCGCCAGCTCGGGCATTGCCAGGGTCTGGTGGGGCAGGCCGAAGCCAAGCTGGGTGAGCTGGAGCGTTTTCGTGGCGACTACCAGCAGCAGTGGATCAGCGAGGGCAGCAAGGGCGTTTCCGGCCAGTGGCTGATGAACTACCAGCGCTTTCTGGCGCAACTGGAGACGGCGGTCGGCCAACAGCAGCAAAGTCTGGAGTGGCATCGCGCCAATCTTGAAAAGGTGCGCGCTGTTTGGCAGCAACGCTATGCGCGTCTCGAGGGGCTGCGCAAACTGGTCCAGCGCTACATTGACGAAGCCCGATTGGCCGAGGACAAGCGCGAACAGAAACTGCTCGACGAGCTGGCGCAACGCCTGATCGACCGTGGTGAACCCTGA
- a CDS encoding ATP-binding SpoIIE family protein phosphatase translates to MPERLAILIAEDNAADRMLLSTIVSRQGHRVLTASNGLEAVALFEQERPHLVLMDALMPVMDGFEAARRIKDQAGEALVPIIFLTSLTEGEALVRCLEAGGDDFLAKPYNQVILEAKIGAMDRLRRLHDTVLQQRDLIAQHNEHLLHEQRAAKAVFDKVAHSGCLDAPSIRYMQSPYALFNGDLLLAAYKPSGGMHVMLGDFTGHGLPAAIGAMPLAEVFYGMTAKGHALAEILREINAKLKRILPVGVFCCATVLNISSKRGLLEVWSGGLPDGYLLHGDGRPRQSLVSRHLPLGILEPAAFSDRCEVYPLAPGDRIFLLSDGVLEASDQQGQLFGEARLLELLDANRQPQALFEEIQLALAAFRGEQQDDVSMVQVGLAEDDEHPRPLAFADSGQGSVMDWSASFEFRALSLRHFNPLPFLLQLLLDVRALRPRGGELYTVLAELYSNALEHGVMGLDSSLKQDASGFAEYYRERRLRLASLQDGYVRFHLQMLPEEGGGRLIVRVEDSGPGFDPVTVMALGDEALCGRGLALVRQLSDGFQIAPVGQGVSVEFCWSSEA, encoded by the coding sequence ATGCCTGAGCGACTTGCCATTCTGATCGCCGAGGACAACGCGGCCGACCGCATGCTGTTGTCCACCATCGTCAGTCGTCAGGGCCACCGCGTATTGACCGCCAGCAATGGCCTGGAGGCGGTCGCCCTGTTCGAGCAGGAGCGTCCGCACCTGGTGCTGATGGATGCGCTGATGCCGGTTATGGATGGCTTCGAGGCGGCGCGGCGGATCAAGGATCAGGCCGGCGAGGCGCTGGTGCCGATCATCTTCCTCACGTCGTTGACCGAGGGCGAGGCGCTGGTGCGTTGTCTTGAGGCCGGCGGCGACGACTTTCTCGCCAAGCCCTACAACCAGGTGATACTCGAGGCCAAGATCGGGGCGATGGATCGTCTGCGCCGTCTGCACGACACGGTATTGCAACAGCGCGACCTGATCGCCCAGCACAACGAGCATCTGCTGCACGAGCAACGTGCGGCCAAGGCGGTATTCGACAAGGTGGCGCATTCCGGCTGTCTGGATGCGCCGAGCATCCGTTACATGCAGTCGCCCTACGCGCTGTTCAACGGTGATTTGCTGCTGGCGGCGTACAAACCGTCTGGCGGCATGCACGTGATGCTGGGCGATTTCACCGGTCATGGTTTGCCGGCGGCTATTGGCGCGATGCCGCTGGCCGAGGTGTTCTACGGCATGACGGCCAAAGGTCATGCCCTTGCCGAGATCCTTCGCGAGATCAATGCCAAGCTCAAGCGCATCCTACCGGTGGGTGTTTTCTGCTGCGCCACCGTGCTCAATATCAGCAGCAAGCGAGGCTTGCTCGAGGTGTGGAGTGGTGGGTTGCCAGATGGCTACCTGCTACATGGCGATGGTCGCCCGCGTCAGTCATTGGTGTCACGCCATCTGCCCCTGGGAATCCTCGAACCAGCGGCGTTCAGTGATCGCTGTGAGGTCTATCCGCTGGCGCCGGGAGATCGTATTTTTCTGCTCAGTGATGGCGTGCTCGAGGCCAGTGACCAGCAAGGGCAGCTATTCGGCGAGGCGCGCCTGCTCGAGCTTCTGGACGCCAATCGTCAACCGCAGGCATTGTTCGAGGAAATCCAGCTGGCGCTGGCGGCGTTCCGTGGCGAGCAACAGGATGACGTCAGCATGGTTCAGGTCGGCTTGGCCGAAGACGACGAGCATCCTCGCCCATTGGCCTTTGCCGACAGCGGTCAGGGCAGCGTGATGGACTGGTCGGCCAGTTTCGAGTTTCGAGCGCTGAGCCTGCGTCACTTCAACCCACTGCCATTTTTGCTGCAGCTGCTGCTGGACGTGCGGGCGTTGCGGCCGCGTGGTGGCGAGCTGTATACCGTGCTCGCCGAGCTCTATTCCAATGCCCTGGAGCATGGGGTAATGGGGCTGGACTCCTCGCTCAAGCAGGATGCCAGCGGCTTTGCCGAGTATTATCGGGAGCGACGTCTGCGTCTGGCGTCCTTGCAGGATGGCTATGTACGATTTCATTTGCAGATGCTGCCGGAAGAAGGGGGAGGGCGACTGATCGTCCGTGTCGAGGACAGTGGTCCCGGATTCGATCCGGTCACCGTCATGGCGCTTGGTGACGAAGCTCTGTGTGGTCGCGGTCTTGCCCTGGTTCGTCAGCTCAGCGACGGTTTCCAGATTGCCCCGGTTGGCCAGGGAGTCAGCGTGGAGTTTTGCTGGTCCTCTGAGGCATAA